In one Halosimplex halophilum genomic region, the following are encoded:
- a CDS encoding GNAT family N-acetyltransferase — protein MEIELASVAQAETVTDLWVALAEEQTQHDSHVLGERNRSSVADELARHAVTDRLVVATDDGAVVGFVMFTLDRGSYEMDVTQGVVENLYVVPERRDEGIGGELLDTAERRLGSLGADTVTLEAMADNLAARRFYRRHGYDSHRVQLEKPLETDTHSKEGE, from the coding sequence ATGGAGATCGAGCTCGCCTCGGTGGCACAGGCCGAGACCGTCACCGACCTGTGGGTCGCCCTCGCCGAGGAGCAGACCCAGCACGACTCGCACGTCCTCGGGGAGCGCAACCGGAGTTCGGTCGCCGACGAGCTGGCCCGCCACGCCGTCACCGACCGCCTCGTCGTCGCCACCGACGACGGCGCCGTCGTCGGCTTCGTCATGTTCACGCTCGACCGCGGCAGCTACGAGATGGACGTGACCCAGGGCGTCGTCGAGAACCTCTACGTCGTCCCCGAGCGCCGCGACGAGGGGATCGGCGGCGAGTTGCTCGACACCGCCGAGCGGCGGCTCGGATCGCTCGGCGCCGACACGGTCACGCTGGAGGCGATGGCCGACAACCTCGCCGCCCGGCGGTTCTACCGCCGCCACGGCTACGACAGCCACCGCGTCCAGCTGGAGAAACCGCTGGAAACCGATACCCACTCAAAGGAGGGCGAGTAA
- a CDS encoding ABC transporter ATP-binding protein, translated as MSDDRPTADAAETAEASGGTAAGTDGAAADADTGDAESATPESAERDGLDPADASLVVEDLSKRFGGIDAVDGASFSVERGTLTGLIGPNGAGKSTTFDLVTGVHDPDGGRVAFEGREITGRRTAEIADKGLVRTFQIARELEEMTVLENLMLAPRDQSGEKLVNAVAPGLRGRVREEERELREAVWETLELFEIDHLAEEYAGNLSGGQRKLLELARALMLDPSMLLLDEPFAGVNPTLEEKLLDRVHELREEGLTFLLVEHDMDLIMEHCEHVIVMHQGRVLAEGTPAEIRTNERVVDAYLGEDI; from the coding sequence ATGAGTGACGACCGCCCGACCGCCGACGCGGCCGAGACGGCGGAGGCGTCCGGTGGCACTGCCGCGGGGACCGACGGGGCCGCCGCGGACGCCGACACCGGAGACGCCGAGTCGGCGACGCCCGAGAGCGCCGAGCGCGACGGGCTCGACCCGGCGGACGCCTCGCTGGTCGTCGAGGACCTCTCGAAGCGCTTCGGCGGCATCGACGCCGTCGACGGGGCCTCCTTCTCCGTCGAACGCGGTACGCTGACGGGGCTCATCGGGCCGAACGGCGCGGGTAAGTCGACGACGTTCGACCTGGTCACCGGCGTCCACGACCCCGACGGCGGGCGGGTGGCGTTCGAAGGACGGGAGATCACCGGCCGCCGGACGGCCGAGATCGCCGACAAGGGGCTCGTCCGGACCTTCCAGATCGCCCGCGAGCTGGAGGAGATGACCGTGCTGGAGAACCTGATGCTCGCCCCGCGGGACCAGTCGGGCGAGAAGCTGGTCAACGCGGTCGCGCCCGGCCTGCGCGGGCGGGTCCGCGAGGAGGAACGGGAGCTGCGCGAGGCGGTGTGGGAGACCCTGGAGCTGTTCGAGATCGACCACCTCGCCGAGGAGTACGCCGGCAACCTCAGCGGCGGCCAGCGGAAGCTGCTGGAGCTCGCGCGGGCGCTGATGCTCGACCCGTCGATGCTACTGCTGGACGAGCCCTTCGCCGGCGTCAACCCGACGCTGGAGGAGAAGCTGCTCGACCGCGTCCACGAGCTGCGCGAGGAGGGACTGACCTTCCTGCTGGTCGAACACGACATGGACCTCATCATGGAACACTGCGAACACGTCATCGTCATGCACCAGGGCCGGGTCCTCGCCGAGGGGACGCCCGCCGAGATCCGCACGAACGAACGCGTCGTCGACGCTTACCTGGGGGAGGACATATGA
- a CDS encoding fumarylacetoacetate hydrolase family protein — protein MRRVRFRDSAGNVRGGRWTVRDGEEVVTAAAGPYGRIAFGDETFDPEEVDVLAPCEPTKIVCVGRNYADHADERDEEIPDRPLLFLKTPNTVATHNSTVTLPAGKERIEHEAELGVVIGERCRNVDAVNAEDVIAGYTPFNDLSNRDDQDREQNWVRGKAFDGAAPMGPVIATPEHLADDATVEARVNGEVRQSESIDKMIFSIPELIEEITTYMTLEPGDVIATGTPEGVGPLSDGDEVEIEIDDVGTLRHSVRFPDA, from the coding sequence ATGAGACGCGTCCGCTTTCGCGATTCTGCCGGCAACGTCCGCGGCGGTCGGTGGACCGTCAGGGACGGGGAGGAGGTGGTCACCGCCGCCGCGGGCCCGTACGGGCGCATCGCCTTCGGCGACGAGACGTTCGACCCCGAAGAGGTGGACGTGCTCGCCCCCTGCGAACCGACCAAGATCGTCTGCGTCGGCCGCAACTACGCCGACCACGCCGACGAGCGCGACGAGGAGATCCCCGACCGCCCGCTGCTCTTTCTCAAGACGCCCAACACCGTCGCCACCCACAACAGCACCGTCACGCTCCCCGCCGGCAAGGAGCGGATCGAACACGAGGCGGAACTCGGCGTCGTCATCGGCGAGCGCTGTCGCAACGTCGACGCCGTCAACGCCGAGGACGTGATCGCCGGCTACACGCCGTTCAACGACCTCTCGAATCGCGACGACCAGGACCGCGAGCAGAACTGGGTCCGCGGCAAGGCCTTCGACGGCGCCGCCCCGATGGGCCCGGTCATCGCCACGCCCGAACACCTCGCCGACGACGCCACCGTCGAGGCCCGCGTCAACGGCGAGGTCCGCCAGTCCGAATCGATCGACAAGATGATCTTCTCCATCCCCGAGCTCATCGAGGAGATCACGACCTACATGACTCTCGAACCGGGCGACGTGATCGCCACCGGCACCCCCGAGGGCGTCGGCCCCCTCTCCGACGGCGACGAAGTCGAGATCGAGATCGACGACGTGGGGACGCTGCGACACTCCGTGCGGTTCCCGGACGCGTGA
- a CDS encoding HEWD family protein: protein MTTIVPPRERECERCGRTDTWDDDSGTWTVVEENGERLTGDPYCLHEWDINGAYNPLEEGA from the coding sequence ATGACAACCATCGTCCCCCCGAGGGAACGCGAGTGCGAGCGATGCGGCCGAACCGACACCTGGGACGACGACTCCGGCACCTGGACGGTCGTCGAGGAAAACGGCGAGCGCCTCACCGGCGACCCCTACTGCCTCCACGAGTGGGACATCAACGGCGCGTACAACCCGCTCGAAGAGGGCGCCTGA
- a CDS encoding branched-chain amino acid ABC transporter permease, with protein MSGTDGASTATAGAGAVDRLRAELREGDAGLIALVMAGIYVLFTVFAILGPSQGVGGVVAVLQRVTFWTALYAMLVLALNLHWGYAGLFNIGVAGFMAVGVYTFAAITAPTGGNPPGLGLPLWIGVVGGMLAAAVAGAVVSLPALRLRADYLAIVTVAFSEIVRLSLLSTTFQQFTLFANVPFLPEVPLGSGAGRGINIPINPTIPVKSLFYTNPTNPASGGRTALGEAVISAFGAAGVRETVVVSLAYTAVLLAFVALFYWLLRRIGNSPFGRVLKAIREDELVANSLGKDTRLFKVKVFMVGCALMGLGGILWETQKGFTDPTSTTFLPIQTFYIFIALMIGGAGSNTGSVLGGALFASLLFLGPQQVAAVFTKYFVGGDAPSTFAGALGPVGSLDFGPLFAYTVQNVPSLRFVLVGVVLIVLMQRRPTGLLGHRKEVAASVDLADRGGRPGGEAARPAADGGGLDDGGEPTGERDDGSSGGEGDE; from the coding sequence ATGAGCGGGACGGACGGCGCGTCGACCGCGACCGCGGGAGCGGGCGCAGTCGACCGCCTCAGGGCCGAACTGCGCGAGGGCGACGCCGGGCTGATCGCCCTCGTCATGGCCGGCATCTACGTGCTGTTCACGGTGTTCGCTATCCTCGGCCCCTCCCAGGGCGTGGGCGGCGTCGTCGCCGTGCTCCAGCGGGTCACCTTCTGGACGGCGCTGTACGCGATGCTCGTCCTCGCCCTGAACCTCCACTGGGGCTACGCCGGCCTGTTCAACATCGGCGTCGCGGGCTTCATGGCCGTCGGCGTCTACACGTTCGCCGCGATCACAGCCCCGACCGGCGGAAATCCGCCGGGCCTCGGTCTCCCGCTGTGGATCGGCGTCGTCGGCGGGATGCTGGCGGCCGCCGTCGCCGGCGCCGTCGTCTCCCTGCCGGCGCTGCGCCTCCGGGCGGACTACCTCGCCATCGTCACGGTCGCGTTCTCCGAGATCGTCCGCCTGTCGCTGCTGTCGACGACGTTCCAGCAGTTCACCCTGTTCGCGAACGTCCCCTTCCTCCCCGAGGTTCCGCTGGGCAGCGGCGCCGGCCGCGGGATCAACATCCCGATCAACCCGACGATCCCGGTCAAGTCGCTGTTCTACACGAACCCGACGAACCCGGCCAGCGGGGGGCGGACGGCCCTCGGCGAGGCCGTCATCTCGGCGTTCGGGGCCGCCGGCGTCAGGGAGACCGTCGTCGTCTCGCTGGCGTACACCGCCGTCCTGCTCGCGTTCGTCGCCCTGTTCTACTGGCTGCTCCGCCGGATCGGCAACTCGCCGTTCGGCCGGGTCCTGAAGGCCATCCGCGAGGACGAACTCGTCGCCAACTCGCTGGGCAAGGACACCCGGCTGTTCAAGGTGAAGGTGTTCATGGTCGGCTGCGCGCTGATGGGCCTCGGCGGGATCCTCTGGGAGACCCAGAAGGGCTTCACCGACCCCACGTCGACGACGTTCCTGCCGATCCAGACGTTCTACATCTTCATCGCGCTGATGATCGGCGGCGCCGGCTCGAACACCGGGAGCGTCCTCGGCGGCGCCCTCTTCGCCAGCCTGCTCTTTCTGGGCCCCCAGCAGGTCGCCGCCGTCTTCACGAAGTACTTCGTCGGCGGCGACGCGCCGAGCACGTTCGCCGGCGCCCTCGGCCCGGTCGGGTCGCTGGACTTCGGACCACTCTTCGCCTACACGGTCCAGAACGTCCCGTCGCTGCGGTTCGTCCTCGTCGGCGTCGTCCTGATCGTCCTGATGCAGCGGCGGCCGACCGGCCTGCTCGGCCACCGCAAGGAGGTCGCCGCGAGCGTCGACCTCGCCGACCGCGGCGGCCGACCCGGCGGCGAGGCCGCCCGGCCCGCGGCCGACGGCGGTGGACTGGACGATGGAGGCGAACCAACCGGCGAGAGGGACGACGGCTCCAGCGGAGGTGAGGGGGATGAGTGA
- a CDS encoding prephenate dehydrogenase, producing the protein MNLLVVGAGEMGRWFARTVAAGTPDPPAVAFTDTDPSAAREAADALDESGDGVSARAVPTDTDEAFDVVCFAVPIPALDAVVPGYADRADRALVDVAGVMGPAVDAMAAAGPDLERVSFHPLFAAARAPGNVAVVADAPGPVTDEIRAALADAGNHCFETTAREHDRAMETVQARAHAAVLAFGLAAEPVADEFETPVSEALFDVLGTVTGNDPGVYADIQEAFDGAESVADAAREVAEADRETFEELYRDAGTALPPSAGEGGSADGDRSDGADGERL; encoded by the coding sequence ATGAACCTGCTCGTGGTCGGCGCCGGCGAGATGGGGCGGTGGTTCGCCCGGACGGTCGCCGCCGGGACCCCCGACCCGCCGGCGGTCGCGTTCACCGACACCGACCCGAGCGCCGCCCGCGAGGCCGCCGACGCCCTCGACGAGTCGGGCGACGGGGTGTCCGCCCGGGCCGTCCCGACGGACACCGACGAGGCGTTCGACGTGGTCTGTTTCGCGGTGCCGATCCCGGCGCTCGACGCCGTCGTCCCGGGGTACGCCGACCGGGCCGACCGGGCGCTGGTCGACGTGGCCGGCGTGATGGGCCCCGCCGTCGACGCGATGGCGGCGGCCGGCCCGGACCTCGAACGGGTGAGCTTCCACCCGCTGTTCGCCGCGGCCAGGGCGCCCGGCAACGTCGCCGTCGTCGCCGACGCGCCCGGCCCCGTGACCGACGAGATCCGCGCGGCGCTGGCCGACGCCGGCAACCACTGTTTCGAGACCACCGCCCGGGAGCACGACCGGGCGATGGAGACCGTTCAGGCGCGCGCCCACGCGGCGGTCCTCGCCTTCGGCCTCGCCGCCGAACCCGTGGCCGACGAGTTCGAGACCCCGGTCTCCGAGGCGCTGTTCGACGTGCTCGGGACCGTCACCGGCAACGACCCCGGCGTCTACGCCGACATCCAGGAGGCCTTCGACGGCGCGGAGAGCGTCGCCGACGCCGCCCGGGAGGTGGCCGAGGCCGACCGGGAGACGTTCGAGGAACTGTACCGCGACGCGGGGACGGCACTGCCGCCGAGCGCGGGCGAGGGCGGGAGCGCAGACGGGGACAGAAGCGATGGCGCGGACGGGGAGAGATTATGA
- a CDS encoding small ribosomal subunit Rsm22 family protein, with protein MNADQREQVRSNAKYLRQVRPVDPEEIYEYVDGQPHPAAVAQVLRESAVDLGLVEREDGTFEPVEAEPLSVSFHGVEAFPVEYGRVLEDRLVAEYGPGWPDGDSGDRLRERIRSFKDDYYNQRAVEYDAETALAYALYHLPDYYAVAQYVLADLAREGLVPKRLRVLDVGAGVGGPALGLHDLVPDDALVDYHAVEPSDAADVLAALLDETGRNFHHTVHRETAEAFEPDGVAGVTDSDSSGDGDSDDGDAGFDLILFSNVLSELDDPEAVVRRYADALADGGTIVGLAPADRNTAIGLREVERAVADRGPLTVYGPDVRLWPGETPDDDCWSFEVQPDIEVPVFQRRLDDGAPGESGLDGPERRDGEFENADVQYAYTYLRTDGRRRVDFTPDDARVARLADTDDLITERANVYFAKLSRDLSDDGHPLFRVGDGSQQVDHFAVLTDESTLNRDLLTAEYGDVLSVENALVLWNDDEDAVNLVIDGETVVDRIPV; from the coding sequence ATGAACGCGGACCAGCGCGAACAGGTCCGCTCGAACGCGAAGTACCTCCGGCAGGTCAGGCCGGTCGACCCGGAGGAGATCTACGAGTACGTCGACGGCCAGCCTCACCCGGCCGCCGTCGCGCAGGTGCTCCGCGAGTCCGCGGTCGACCTGGGACTCGTCGAGCGCGAGGACGGCACTTTCGAACCCGTCGAGGCGGAACCGCTGTCCGTCTCGTTCCACGGCGTCGAGGCGTTCCCGGTCGAGTACGGGCGCGTGCTGGAGGACCGGCTCGTGGCCGAGTACGGCCCGGGGTGGCCCGACGGCGACTCGGGCGACCGCCTGCGCGAGCGGATCCGCTCGTTCAAGGACGACTACTACAACCAGCGCGCCGTCGAGTACGACGCCGAGACGGCGCTGGCGTACGCGCTCTATCACCTCCCCGACTACTACGCCGTCGCCCAGTACGTCCTCGCGGACCTCGCCCGCGAGGGACTGGTCCCGAAGCGCCTCCGCGTCCTCGACGTGGGCGCCGGCGTCGGCGGGCCGGCGCTCGGCCTGCACGACCTCGTGCCGGACGACGCGCTCGTCGACTACCACGCCGTCGAACCGAGCGACGCCGCCGACGTGCTGGCGGCGCTGCTCGACGAGACCGGCCGGAACTTCCACCACACGGTTCACCGCGAGACGGCCGAGGCGTTCGAGCCCGACGGGGTCGCCGGCGTAACCGACTCGGACAGCTCTGGCGACGGCGACTCCGACGACGGCGACGCCGGCTTCGACCTGATCCTCTTCTCGAACGTACTCAGCGAACTGGACGACCCCGAAGCGGTCGTCCGCCGCTACGCCGACGCGCTCGCCGACGGCGGGACCATCGTCGGGCTGGCGCCGGCGGACCGCAACACGGCCATCGGCCTCCGGGAGGTCGAGCGGGCCGTCGCCGACCGCGGGCCGCTCACCGTCTACGGGCCCGATGTCCGGCTCTGGCCGGGCGAGACCCCCGACGACGACTGCTGGTCGTTCGAGGTGCAGCCCGACATCGAGGTGCCCGTCTTCCAGCGCCGACTCGACGACGGCGCCCCCGGCGAGTCCGGGCTCGACGGCCCCGAACGTCGGGACGGCGAGTTCGAGAACGCCGACGTGCAGTACGCCTACACCTACCTCCGGACGGACGGTCGGCGGCGCGTCGACTTCACGCCGGACGACGCCCGGGTCGCCAGGCTGGCCGACACCGACGACCTGATCACCGAGCGGGCGAACGTCTACTTCGCGAAGCTCAGCCGGGACCTCTCCGACGACGGCCATCCCCTCTTCCGCGTCGGCGATGGCAGCCAGCAGGTCGACCACTTCGCCGTGCTCACCGACGAGTCGACGCTCAACCGGGACCTCCTGACCGCCGAGTACGGCGACGTGCTCTCCGTCGAGAACGCCCTCGTCCTCTGGAACGACGACGAGGACGCCGTCAACCTCGTGATCGACGGCGAGACGGTCGTCGACCGGATCCCCGTCTGA
- a CDS encoding acyl-CoA thioesterase, producing MPDLMDTFLENRWMVQPNHANSLGTTHGGNVLKWMDEVGAMAAMRFAGRDCVTARMDQVDFKQPIPVGETALVEAYVYETGRSSVRVRLRVFRENPRSGERELTTESFSVYVAIDDDREPVEVPDLTVATDEGRRLREEALNGDNKDSTA from the coding sequence ATGCCAGACCTGATGGACACGTTTCTGGAGAACCGCTGGATGGTCCAGCCCAACCACGCCAACTCCCTGGGGACCACCCACGGCGGGAACGTGCTCAAGTGGATGGACGAGGTGGGTGCGATGGCCGCCATGCGCTTCGCCGGCCGCGACTGCGTCACCGCCCGGATGGACCAGGTCGACTTCAAACAGCCCATCCCCGTCGGCGAGACGGCCCTCGTCGAGGCCTACGTCTACGAGACCGGCCGCTCCAGCGTCCGCGTCCGCCTGCGCGTCTTCCGCGAGAACCCCCGCTCGGGCGAGCGCGAACTCACCACCGAATCCTTCTCCGTCTACGTCGCCATCGACGACGACCGCGAGCCCGTCGAAGTGCCCGACCTCACCGTCGCCACCGACGAGGGCCGGCGACTCCGGGAGGAGGCGCTCAACGGCGACAACAAGGACAGCACGGCCTGA
- a CDS encoding rubrerythrin-like domain-containing protein — protein sequence MFSEDPYTAEKSRYECVECLHRVTTDGTVGACPECGGRMRNVAVPRE from the coding sequence ATGTTCAGTGAGGATCCGTACACAGCGGAGAAGTCCCGATACGAGTGCGTCGAGTGTCTGCACAGGGTGACGACCGACGGGACCGTCGGCGCCTGCCCGGAGTGTGGCGGCCGGATGAGGAACGTCGCGGTCCCGCGGGAGTGA
- a CDS encoding CAP domain-containing protein produces the protein MDHFERSGPVRAPGTAALAGRTVAVAVVVLLGVAAAVGLGVVALGGEPGAAVEAPNATASPTDDRPADAPATGSDGTVVGGAEPVALTDDAGSSPADSPDSDASGEINTTLIERAIHDRVNEIRRDRDLPALAYDAELAEIATYYSRRMATEEFFAHTGPDGQTLLDRYDRFGYDCRVDTGGQRYVTGGENLAYTYAYTPVETEDGVVSYDGNETRIARGIVEGWMNSPGHRENLLRPYWNREGVGVVLDPENGKTQVVATQNFC, from the coding sequence ATGGACCACTTCGAGCGGAGCGGCCCCGTCCGCGCCCCGGGTACCGCCGCGCTCGCCGGTCGGACCGTCGCCGTCGCGGTCGTCGTCCTCCTGGGCGTCGCAGCCGCGGTCGGCCTGGGAGTGGTCGCGCTCGGCGGGGAACCGGGCGCCGCGGTCGAGGCGCCGAACGCCACCGCGTCACCGACCGACGACCGGCCCGCGGACGCGCCCGCGACCGGGTCGGACGGGACGGTCGTCGGCGGTGCCGAGCCGGTCGCGCTGACCGACGACGCGGGGTCGTCCCCCGCCGACAGCCCCGACTCGGACGCGTCCGGCGAGATCAACACGACGCTGATCGAGCGGGCGATCCACGACCGGGTCAACGAGATCCGCCGCGATCGGGACCTCCCGGCGCTGGCCTACGACGCGGAGCTGGCCGAGATCGCCACCTACTACAGCCGCCGGATGGCGACCGAGGAGTTCTTCGCCCACACCGGCCCCGACGGGCAGACGCTGCTCGACCGCTACGACCGGTTCGGCTACGACTGCCGGGTCGACACCGGGGGCCAGCGGTACGTGACCGGCGGCGAGAACCTCGCGTACACCTACGCGTACACGCCCGTCGAGACCGAGGACGGCGTCGTGAGCTACGACGGCAACGAGACGCGGATCGCCCGCGGTATCGTCGAGGGGTGGATGAACTCCCCCGGGCACCGCGAGAACCTCCTGCGGCCCTACTGGAACCGGGAGGGCGTCGGCGTCGTCCTCGACCCCGAGAACGGCAAGACGCAGGTGGTCGCCACGCAGAACTTCTGTTGA
- a CDS encoding branched-chain amino acid ABC transporter permease has product MATAERVAALRLEVAERPKTALFGLFLVGLGVDLLLKVFGVEVAVGSVKLLGGTLAASRLVTLVWDGVVVGLGIGLAGIGLSMTYSILSFANFAHGDYITTGAFAGWAVAWVVAGLGAGVLDGNFLYLATVGFGPEGPSAADLSVNAVGNPLAVVGGLVVAVVVTVAVSLVLDRLVFRPMRDQSGIAVLIASIGVALALRYLIVFVFGASNRGLTAGGPKLILAGVSGKLALATERSTIILASDGGPPADAFYVELPGPAFGSYTAEILSVTSAEATLVATSLALMVALHLTLQRTKLGKAMRAMADNEDLARVTGIPTERVVRATWIIGGGLAGAAGYLMALEQGTLSYNLGWVLLLLIFAAVILGGIGSIYGAIVGGLLIGLTQSVSLVWIPSSFSTAAAFAIMILVLVIRPDGLFGGVTTA; this is encoded by the coding sequence ATGGCGACCGCTGAGCGCGTCGCCGCCCTCCGGCTGGAGGTCGCCGAGCGGCCGAAGACGGCGCTGTTCGGGCTGTTCCTCGTCGGGCTCGGCGTCGACCTCCTGCTGAAGGTCTTCGGGGTGGAGGTGGCGGTCGGGTCGGTGAAACTCCTCGGGGGGACGCTGGCCGCGAGCCGGCTGGTGACGCTGGTCTGGGACGGCGTCGTCGTCGGCCTGGGGATCGGGCTGGCGGGGATCGGCCTGTCGATGACCTACAGCATCCTGAGCTTCGCGAACTTCGCCCACGGCGACTACATCACGACCGGCGCGTTCGCCGGCTGGGCCGTCGCGTGGGTGGTCGCCGGGCTCGGCGCCGGCGTCCTCGACGGCAACTTCCTCTACCTCGCGACGGTCGGGTTCGGCCCCGAGGGCCCCAGCGCCGCGGACCTGTCGGTCAACGCGGTGGGCAACCCGCTGGCGGTGGTCGGCGGGCTCGTCGTCGCGGTGGTCGTGACGGTCGCCGTCTCGCTCGTCCTCGACCGACTGGTCTTCCGGCCGATGCGCGACCAGAGCGGGATCGCCGTGCTGATCGCGAGCATCGGCGTCGCGCTGGCGCTGCGGTACCTGATCGTCTTCGTCTTCGGCGCGAGCAACCGCGGGCTGACCGCCGGCGGCCCGAAACTGATCCTCGCGGGGGTGAGCGGAAAGCTCGCGCTGGCGACCGAGCGGTCGACGATCATCCTCGCGAGCGACGGCGGTCCGCCAGCGGACGCCTTCTACGTCGAACTGCCGGGACCGGCGTTCGGCAGCTACACCGCCGAGATCCTCTCGGTCACCAGCGCCGAGGCGACGCTGGTCGCCACGTCGCTGGCGCTGATGGTCGCGCTGCACCTCACGCTCCAGCGGACGAAACTCGGCAAGGCGATGCGCGCGATGGCCGACAACGAGGACCTGGCGCGCGTCACGGGCATTCCGACCGAACGCGTCGTCCGCGCGACGTGGATCATCGGCGGCGGCCTCGCGGGCGCCGCCGGCTACCTGATGGCGCTGGAACAGGGGACGCTGTCGTACAACCTCGGCTGGGTGCTGCTGCTGTTGATCTTCGCCGCCGTCATCCTCGGCGGGATCGGGTCGATCTACGGCGCGATCGTCGGCGGCCTGCTCATCGGGCTCACCCAGTCCGTCTCGCTGGTGTGGATCCCGTCGTCGTTCTCGACGGCGGCGGCGTTCGCGATCATGATCCTCGTGCTCGTGATACGGCCGGACGGCCTCTTCGGGGGGGTGACCACCGCATGA
- a CDS encoding NAD(P)/FAD-dependent oxidoreductase: MDRADVAIVGGGPAGTAAAWAAADEGADAVVVEKGVPRADRDRLGPDSTDAAGMLDYWLEIMDVPAEEIPDDVILSVLDGAEFIGPSESVTLESTGIDASYDHFGFAFHRAKFDDWLRDRAEEAGGRYRVGTSVSAVETDLSGDPRHTLELADGEQIGADYLILADGPQRTVTTGVLDQFLPGDRSVSEYLSPDQANHIAYQEHRRIPEELFDPAHIKFWWGVIPGHTAYPWIFPNDDNVARVGLTMPIGMDLDDVADPESYALLEPDDEQIPSGAVYLRRLLEREYPGYDLDDFPLVEDRGKQRGTEAYPISSTRPIDSPTSAGIAVVGGAMGTTSAFHEGGDHVAVRTGKIAGELAANDQLLRYNGRWKQAIGEEVLRNVTFAEVVRGWEPADWDRVFAATRAMKNRGGYDWAGALKSGTTALKLVADYRWTKRGFGNGKYVQLRQDEYEV, from the coding sequence ATGGACCGCGCAGACGTTGCGATCGTCGGCGGCGGCCCGGCCGGCACCGCGGCGGCGTGGGCGGCCGCCGACGAGGGGGCCGACGCCGTCGTCGTCGAGAAGGGCGTCCCGCGGGCGGACCGCGACCGCCTCGGCCCCGACTCGACGGACGCCGCCGGGATGCTCGACTACTGGCTGGAGATCATGGACGTTCCGGCCGAGGAGATCCCCGACGACGTGATCCTGAGCGTCCTCGACGGCGCCGAGTTCATCGGCCCCTCCGAGTCCGTGACGCTGGAATCGACCGGGATCGACGCCTCGTACGACCACTTCGGGTTCGCCTTCCACCGCGCGAAGTTCGACGACTGGCTGCGCGACCGCGCCGAGGAAGCGGGCGGCCGGTACCGCGTCGGCACGAGCGTCAGCGCCGTCGAGACCGACCTGTCGGGCGACCCCCGCCACACCCTTGAACTCGCGGACGGCGAGCAGATCGGGGCCGACTACCTCATCCTCGCGGACGGCCCCCAGCGGACGGTCACGACGGGCGTTCTCGACCAGTTCCTCCCCGGCGACCGGAGCGTCTCGGAGTACCTCTCGCCGGACCAGGCCAACCACATCGCCTACCAGGAGCACCGACGGATCCCCGAGGAGCTGTTCGACCCCGCCCACATCAAGTTCTGGTGGGGCGTCATCCCGGGCCACACCGCCTACCCGTGGATCTTCCCGAACGACGACAACGTCGCCCGCGTCGGCCTGACGATGCCGATCGGGATGGACCTGGACGACGTGGCGGATCCCGAATCGTACGCCCTCCTCGAACCGGACGACGAACAGATTCCTTCGGGCGCGGTCTACCTCCGGCGGCTACTCGAACGGGAGTATCCGGGCTACGACCTCGACGACTTCCCGCTGGTCGAAGACAGGGGCAAACAGCGCGGCACCGAGGCCTACCCCATCTCCTCGACGCGGCCGATCGACTCGCCCACGAGCGCGGGCATCGCGGTCGTCGGCGGCGCGATGGGCACCACGTCGGCGTTCCACGAGGGCGGCGACCACGTGGCCGTCCGCACGGGCAAGATCGCCGGCGAACTCGCCGCCAACGACCAGCTGTTGCGGTACAACGGCCGCTGGAAGCAGGCGATCGGCGAGGAGGTCCTCCGGAACGTCACCTTCGCCGAGGTCGTCCGCGGCTGGGAGCCGGCCGACTGGGACCGCGTCTTCGCCGCGACCCGGGCGATGAAAAACCGGGGCGGCTACGACTGGGCCGGCGCGCTGAAGTCGGGGACGACGGCGCTGAAGCTCGTCGCCGACTACAGGTGGACCAAGCGCGGCTTCGGCAACGGGAAGTACGTGCAGTTGCGACAGGACGAGTACGAAGTGTAG